A region of the Pempheris klunzingeri isolate RE-2024b chromosome 21, fPemKlu1.hap1, whole genome shotgun sequence genome:
AATGGGGGTTTTAAATGTCACTGAGCAGgtcctgacatttctgtgtttgataTGGAATCAGAATGGGAGCAGCGGAGTTCACAGGGAGAACTAATCTCAACTTCGGAAATAACAAATTCCACTCTGTCACAAAGCTGTGAGGGACGCCACTTTGGAGACATTTACACCCAACAATGCTAGCTTGCCCCTCTCAGAGCATTTTAATTGTTGAATCTATTAGCATTGTTCAGGTTTGTAATTAGCCCTCGGAGGTTAGCATGTTTACGAGAAGCATGTAATGAAGGCTCTTTGGGTATTTTATCCAAAAGGTTATTTGGTCGTCAAATCAAAAATGACTCAAGAATGACAAACTTTCAACTTGTGGTAATTGGAATGACCACAATTACCAGCATGGCCAGAGTAGAGGGCGAATGCATGTTATTCTGAAACAGTGTTTACTCAGTGGGCGTTTGAGCAAACACTAGAAATCTGAAGCAGGGGACCCTCTCGCAGTTTCTGGTGAGGTAACATTGTTTGTTCTGTGCTCCTCTGAAACATCAAATCCTAATGTCAACACAGGATGGACATATCTAAACCACTAGATAATAACTTGTCATATAAAAGACTACGAAGTAAGTACCAATCAATTCCAAAATTATAGTTTCAGTGATTGAGACTATAAGGTTGCCCCACCAACTGCACACTGGAAGTACAAAGATAAGAATCGCAACAAAGGATTTATCTAACAAGATCTGATAAACACCTGACAGGTCCTCTAATGCTGGGACTGACACTGCTCAACACCTGTATAAAAAGGATTGTTTTCTTAAAGGGTCACAGGTTTCTTTATGTCGGTAATGCAAAGACAGCAGGAAATCTGTCAGGTAGTTTCAGCTGTAATCAGGTGAAGAACACAATTTTTCTTAAATCTGTATTCAACTGTTCACTTTATATATGATTTGGCTTTAAGTTTAAACAAATCAATGTGCCAGTTGTTGTTCTGCTGCATTCAAAACACCTTTAATAAAGGAAGCTGAGGTAAGGTAGAGTTGAACCAGCCCTTATTTACCACTATAGCTCTGATGACAAGTTCACGTAAACAACCGGGAGgatgtggaggaaaaacaacGTCTCTCATGATGTTGCATACTGGGTGTCACGACAGGTCAACTTTTAAATGTGACCGTACCAGGACGAGGCATGCAGGAACAACGTGCTCCTTCGACTTGAATGTCAAAAAACAGACTGTTGCCTTCCTATCACTAGCAGACATAGTGGTTGGACAGTGGATGAATTACCATCCCCTCCATGCTCCAGCTCGACTCTAATAAGCACTGGATTGTTCGCAAAAATGGGGAGAAAAATTCAGAGAGGGTGAAAAGATAGAAATCCATTTGTAAGTCTAGGCTGTGACTATTTGCATGGCGATGAAGGCCCTGAGTGTTCTGCAGTATTCAGATGTGAGACCCAGACAATAGAACCAGTGTTTGTTCTTCTCCGGGAAGTTTTAAAAGGGCAGAAAAGGGGAGGTCGTCAGCGGAGGGGATTACGCATTGTGAGAACCACGCGCATTCTGCTTCTGCTATTGTGGAGAGTGAATTGCTTTCCAGTACCAGGGTATTTAGTCAAGCAGATTGTGTTTCTCTACACCCCGCGATGATCTCTCTTGACGACAGTTGGTGACAAGTGGCCTGGGGAACGGCAGCATCACACAAACAGGTGGGTGTGTTGGTGGATGCTATACATCTGAGAGGAGATTATCCTTTGTACCATACAATTAGATGTAATTTTATGTATTATCCAGGAAGGGATGTATAGAGGAAAACCAAGATTAAAAAGGTTTTCAACATGAAAGAGACAGCAGAAAGGCTGAAATTCATAATAACTGAATGCCATCAATTTAAAATGAGTCAAGAGGGTCTTTGGATTTATCACAGCAAGAAATCAGTAAattttttgtaacttttaaGATATTTGCTGGATTTTTAGTAGTGTTGTACCTTCTGAAACATCTACCAATGTTAGAATTGCTGAAGAAATAACCTTAAAGTTGATTTGAATAAgaatttgaataaattaaaagtacgcagactgactgacctctgTGTAGTGACCTATAGtatgtggcaaaaaaacaagCTTTCAGTGCATTCCAGCTTTGAAAATGGAGTGTGAAAAATTCTGTCAGAGATCATTCACAATATGacattattaaattattactGTAGAGTTTCCATGAGCTTTCTTAGGTAGGTGATTTCAGGCATGCTCTCTGTGAAATTactcatctgtccatcattttgGTCCACTTATTCAAGGGCAATAAACAGTGAGACACAAATACCTCCTCTGTAATTGCAGAACGTCCTTAGTACATCATATGCGGAAAAAACCTTGGCAGAACAATGAAATGTCTGGAAACTGGCCTCCCAGCCATAGGCTCATAGACGATATGACAGAAAAGACTGGGGAAGTAAACTCTAAAGCATAGTGAGCACCTTGAGTTTGGTTCTTCCTATAAAATATGTGAACTAAGATGGTTGTCTGCTCTCAGAATGTTGTCCATGTCTGATATTTTTTGAAGCTTTGTCACAAACTTAGTTTTTTATGACATAATTAAGTCTTTATAGATAATTGGATGTAGGGTAAACCCACTCATCTCCTTTGTATTCTTTAGTAATAACTTTGGCAGCATCAGatagctgtttttaatgaaaagaaagaagataaaTAATAGGCTGTGGTCCCATGGCTGATAAATTCGTGACACTTTGCTAAACAGCAATGATTTCCACTTGTGCacataataaaatcaaacaaattacTTATTTGCAGGTACATGATGGCTTGACATCCCCttgttgttttcagtctctGGACTCATTTGAGGTCCTGATTTAGAAAACATAAACCACATGTCAGTGGTATTGTTTTACAGAGCTGAACAGTAAACAACAAGTCCCATGATAGGCTCCCAAATGACCAATTAAGGACATTTTGTCTTGGAAGGGTGATCTTAAAGAAGCAAGGCTTAgcagatggattttttttccagactGCAAAAAGCTATGGAGGTCTGAGTCTATATTTAGACTTTTTTCAATCATTCATAAGACCAAGTCAGAAGATTGACGCCTGAAGAAACAATAATTAATATGTGCATAAAGTTCAGCTCAGGGAGCACGGGCACTGGTAAAATAATATAAGACTCTTCTAAATATAGCATCACGTAGCAGTTAGCGTCAGCAGCACATATTGATATCGATTGTGTCATCCACAATGTCAAGTAGAAGCTGCTTTTTCTTTATTGCTGCATTTCGACATTTGCGTTGGCACATTAGACACATTTTAGCATCATCCTGGAACCATCTCGActacagagcaacattttatTAGCTAGAACACATCACCATATAGGAAAATAATGTGACGGTCTCAGCGCATCTAGTGCTTAACATTGTGAGACTGCAGCTCATTGTCATTCTGTCATGCGGTGGAGTAGCGTACTGTACATACAGGCTACAGGAAGCCTGCTGGAAATGGGAGGGAGGCCTATTAGAGGTAATGAATGGCTGTCAACCACAGGGCACTCTGCATGTCATGTGGAAATGAGGATTTCTTTTCAAAGGGGAAAATTGACCATAGAGTTCAACAGTGTCTCTTTAATTATATGTTTAGTTCCTCTTGATTCTTCCCAAAATCTACCTGTAAATGATCACTGGATTTGGATTCTGAAAGACCTCTATGGAGCAGATCTATCGCTGCATTTGAttcttttaaaatcaaactcTGGCAGGGTCATCATGATTATCGAGCATGATCAAGTCACCTGTCACACATGGACATGAGTTTTACTTGCACCCTAATGCCTTTGCTATTTACAGACCTGGAGCAGGAAGTTTTTTGGCATACCTATTATTTTCCCAGAGTTTCATCACTTATTCCTAGAAAGGCCCATCTTGTTAAATTGGCACCTAAACATCTGTTGACCTGTGCACTATTCCAGCCACATCAGTGGAGGCTGATACCCCCAGGAAGATTTTTAAGCAGACTCCTTGGCATGTTGGCAGCTGAGCAGTTGCTCGGAGTAACATCATTGAGGGCTGTTGTCTAGTTTTGGCTCAAGGCGTTCAGTTTGGGCGCGTGCCTGGCAGCCCTATGAAAGACCATAACAGCTCACGATTCACTGGCCACTAATTGGAATGTCACTCCGCAATGCTCGGAGATATGAATACGGCCCGTAAAGACATACataagcacaaacacatactttCATTCACGTCCTGTATCGAAATTGAATTTCTGAAATGAAAGCCAGCATCAGTAATTGATTTTACCAGCTCATTACAAATAAGTCTTGACGGCTAATTTACTTTTACAAGATTAAACATGAACATTATGAACTGTTAAAGCATTAATACTGCAACTACTCTAACCGCTGAAATAACTTCCTGCAGTATACTACATATATTTTAAACTTCCAGTGAGACCACCCATGCTAAAAATGCATGGACTAGTGTTCCTGTGCAGCACTTTGGATTAAAGCATCCACATTGAGGGAGTGTATGTGTTATGTGCTGATACTACAGTGTCAAAAAACTCTATTAAAATGGTTTAGAATTATGGCTGTTATGACTTCAGGCTCTTAATAACAGCTGATCCCACTGAGTGCTGATGTATGGTTTGCTGCTCGACTGGAGAGCAGTAAAGTTGGATTCAGGGTTTCATGTCTAGACAAATAATTTGTGTTGCTTTTCAGAGTAAACAACTTTAATACTGGAGTCTAAATTGACAGGAGATATCATACAGTTTCGAGATAATCACACCTTTGCTGCAGagacaaaagacattttaaaacatatacTCATTTCACAAGAGGAATTTCTCTCTGACTAAGAGGCAAGAAGAGGGTGCTAAGTCAAACAAGCCTGAACACCAGTGGTCACCCATGGTAACATGATATTCTGGTCTCTTCGACAGTGACATGTTTGCACAAAGTTGCCAGTGGATGATTATTGTTGCTagttgaaagaaaatgaaaataacgCCACAATTACAGCATGTATGGAAATGAAAGTGATTCATTTGTTGAAGTTAAAGTCGGTTAACTTTGCCAGAGTTGTCAGGTCAAgatattgttttgtgttgtcCTAACTAATTTGCTGTCTTGCCTGACTTTCATTGTCCTCACACTCTTGACCCTGATCTTAGCGCACAGTATAATTGGTGCATCGATTCGACTCATAGTTTGTCAGAggcatgtgtgtctctgttttccaTGTCTGGGGAGACATTGATCTAATTAGAAGTCTTCATTAGTCAGCTGCAGAGTGCAGTGTCATGCTTAAGGAATGATGTTCAGGCCCTGCCCTCCCCATGAAACACAATACAGGGCCTTGTCTGAATTCAAAGCACAGGGCTGTTTTCAGCCACCCTTGCAGGACTGCAGGatgcaagacaaaaaaaaaggagggactTGGACAAAGGGTCTGTCTTTCACAAGAGAATTCTGTTCTGGCTTTTGTTATAAATCTGGGTTGTTGTTGTGCAATGGATTTACCATAACTCCTCTGCTAGACAAAAAGGATCATGCCATCATACAGCCCATATAGAATAGTGGTTGGCAATCTTTTCTGTCATTCCTGCCAGCTGAACTCAACTACCATTTCATTAACACCACACATCATGTTGAATTGATTTTAACAAGGATTTTCTATATTCCCATATTACATAGTAGGGATACTGTTAGCCTAcaataatgttttcacacatttggtAAAGTTTACATGTGCACTATTACCACTTGGTGTGGATGAGGCTGCAACCATTTATCCAGTACAACGAGATAACATCAACCATTTCAACAATATATCTATTACGTAATGGatccattacttttagctaacaTGAACTATTTTAGCTATTTATCTATTATGTTCAGCTAATATCAACCATCTCGGCCAATTAATCATTACAAAATGGATTAATGGTTTCGAAAGTTAACCAgcaatagtttttttttgattttttattcaTCCATGTCCTCACCAGGCCCCTGCTGGGTATTTGGATGACCTGGTGAACACCCAGCGGCTGGGCCGGTATTCTTTTCCAAGAGGCGTTTGGTTGGTAGCTGCCATTCTAGGTGGCTGCTTCTGTACGTTCAGTGTTACAAACAGATGTTggatttttgtatttcattttacttATGTATACTAATTGCAATATCTAGGATTTCCAATGAGTTCAACTACTCTACAGTCTTTACCTATACACCCAAGTAACTTCAGAAAAACTCCCGAGGTACAAGTATGCCTAGTTGGTAATTACACAGTAGCCCGTTTTGTCTACAGCACGCAAACTCTTCAGGTTAGACTTGCCTTTCAAACACTTAAAATCCACTTTAATTTCAGTTGGACGTACACAGGCTTTAAATGTAGCTttataattaaaagaaatacttttaaaatagattaaatattagatttttttttcactgcaacAGATTtcaattttctcattttttaatCTCTGTGCCCTGTTGGAAATTTCTCACTGCAGCCATTAATTAAATTGTTAACTTTTATTTCAGAGACATGAGCATGCATACTAACCACATCATAACAAGATGGGATACAGCACTGCCGGGATCATGAATTACTGTGCAGTTGAATGAAGAATTGGTAGCACTGGACCAGTGATACCTCCATCTCCTGTCCAATAACCATGGGAAGTGCAGAGGAAATGCACGGATGGACAGTAAAAATGAGCATGCCGAGCGTTTTGGCCATGGTGACGGTCTTTTCTATGATTCCTGGCGGGGTGCTGAGTGATATGAGAGGTACTCAGGGTCTGGAAGCCCAACAATTGGCCCAGGGGTCCACTCATCTGCACCGTCGCCTGAAGAGAGGCTGGATCTGGGAACAGCTGTTTGTCCTCGAGGAAGATCCTACTCCTCGTGTTATTGGCCAGGTACTGTTTCAGATTGAATGTCCTCCATGTCCTTGATATGGTGCAGCTCTTtgaaaatgcatgttttctGGTTATCTctgaaaaaaatgctttgaaaaCCAAGCTTTCATATACCCCATTCTTTTTTTGTAGCTCAAATCTGACTCTGACCGAGGCGAGTTTTCGATCAAGTACATATTATCAGGAGAAGGCGCTGGAGATGTCTTTGAGATAGATGAGTATTCTGGTGAGATCAGGACACTGAAAAAAGTCGACCGTGAGGAAAAGGCCTTCTACGTCCTTCAAGCCCAGGCTATCAACAGGAGGACTAATGAACCAGAAGAACCTGAGTCAGAGTTCATCATCAAGGTGCAGGATATCAATGACAATGTCCCCCAGTTCCAGAACGAACCATATGTGTCCAGCATCCCTGAAATGTGTCCAATCGGTATGTTAAAGAACTACAAGGGGCCCCTTTAACAGTAAGAGTTAAAAGTACTGGCATGCAGAGTGCAGAAATGAAATTTGATTGGCCATACACCccctcttaaaaaaaacacattttgtcatttatctTAAGCTGAACAGTATTaagccatgcagatagtttgaTTCCATCTAATCAGGTTTTGAGATACTTGCCTCTGAGATTCCTGCCACAACCTCAAAGCAGTAAATCTCAATGAAATGTTATGTGTGCTACTCACAACCAAgaaattcatttttacattttcgtTCTCATGGATTAAAACAACCAAGCTAGGATGTGTTAATTATTGatttttagaggtgctggtaggtggattttgttacctctgaacagagccaggctagctgtttccctctgtttccagtttgtatgctaagctatgctaactgGCCACCAGCTGTAGCTACATACGTACTGTACTGATGTGAGAGTGGTGTTGATCTGCTCGTCTAACTCTTTGCGAGAACCTGAATACTTGAAGATTTCAAACCATAACTTTGACACTGTGAGTAATTAAGCTTGCGTGATattaacatttagctcaaaacaCAGCTATGTCTGAAAGATGTTATGTATCATGGCTTAGTCTTGTTTaagttattcttttatttaattttaaacaaTAAGTGTTGTGGTGGGGGTGAAAAAGGCAGAGAAtgaatttaagacatttttcatATGAAACTTGAATGAAGATGAAATTGTTGACTTTATTGTTTATAAGTTTGTATCTTCAAATGAATGATCTTAACTTAAATCTTGACTGAAGACAATGAACTGAAGGTTATATGAATGTCTGTCATCTGTCCCCATTCAGGAAGTCAAAGGTATTGGATTCTGAATTCATACCTTGGTTGCCTTAAATTTCTTAAATAATACTATTATAACCACTGCCCTTTCATACCACAAACATTACCATTTCAATTTATATGTAATCTGCTTTTGGAGCATAAAATCTCACTCGTAATAAATCATAATGCATTTGACtctgaaagagaaagtgaggggGGAAGGTTGGAGTGCGGGCGTCTGAAAATAAGAAATGCTGCTGTAAATCCCTGACtatgagaaagacagagtgcTCTCTGGGAGAAAAAGAATGAGATAGacaagaggggagagaaagataCTGTAGAAAGcaaggtgaggagaaggataTGGTCAGCGAAGAAAAGGCTAGTAAGTGTGAAGGATAGAGGCGAAACTGAATCAGTGCGAAGGAGAGAAAACGAGGGGCAGGTGcgtagtgagggagatgtcgCTATAGGGCTGACGATGTtgtcacacacacctgcccagCCTTACAGAGTTGTGAAAGGCCAACTCtgcaccccacccccaccccagccATCGCCCCCCTTTGTCAACATCCCTCCTCTAAACCATACCtcaaccccacccccaccgcTCTTCCATTTCCACTGCTCCCCCCTtgagccagacagacagaccctgCGGGACTGTGGCATAATCACTTTATTTCCCCGTCGACTGGAACTGCTGCCTGAGCTAACTCTGACTGTGTGATCCGcccacccccccttcccccctaCAGGGACCACAGTGGCCCAGGTGACAGCCACAGATGCTGATGATCCTACGTCTGGAAACAACGCAAAGCTCATCTACTCCATCCTGCAGGGGGAGCCCTACTTCTCTGTGGAGCCAAAGACGGGTACCACTAACTGACACAGAGGCTCTTCATTTGAACTGTCCTTCAGTCATAATCAATGGAGGCTGCACAAATGTCTAAACAAACATAGTTTTTAGGGAGGCACATTAGAGCTTTGGCTGTGCAGAAATAATGTATGACttcataacaaaaaatacaggAGGGCAGAAATGTTTCTAGTTTCAGGCGGTTGAGACAGAAAACTTGTTTTTGGGCTCTGTCCCTCTGGTCCTCGCCACTTTTCACAAGTCAGACACTATTATCACTGTGAGAATTGTATAAATTCCCATGGCACCTTATCTCTTAAAAGAACTATTGACTATTGGGAAAAGAGTGAGACCCAGAATCTGGGTCAACTGATGCCAAGACGCGTACATTTACACTATTTACTCGTACACTACAGAGGTCAGTAACAGCACTACCCACACACATTGTTGACCCGAACAGTGAAGCGTTGGGGGAGGGCATTATTGACGTCAAATAAATgttcaaatgcaaatgaatgcaacaTGTAAAAGGGCAACTCTAAGTTTTTCGGGAACCAATTGTTAGTTTTCACTGAGGAGTGGGCAGCAGTTGACTTTAAACCACTAAGTTGTACTTTTGCTCATGGCTTCAGTTAAACTATTAGGATGAGTCCAAAGATAGTCTCTACAATTCtagtgaaataaaacaaaaccagcaaGAAATTGATCCTTCGAGCAAGTCTGTGTAGCCATGTTGTTACTCTGTGGCACAAAGCTCTATTGTAAAACACAACACTCTTGCACAGCAGTTACATGTTGCAAAAAGTATGTGCAGTGTATTTTGAGCCAATTCCACCTTCACAGTCCAAATGATGTAAAGTAATGATtacaccaaatgtgtattaatccatgACTGAAAATAGCCCCCAACAAATGTACTTACTCCAGTTGGAGTGAATGGACTTGAGACTGACAGCCATTAACGTTTTGAAAGACAGTCTAACAAATTgctggttttgttgttttctggggggaaaaaaataagaaaagcatCTGCCTCCTCCTTGAGAAAAACAGCATCTTTGTGGCATTGTTAAAGCACAGGTTGGATGTGTTCACAATGCCATAATTAGACAGGATATTGTTGCTGAAAAGCGTGCGTCACCTGATCACAGGATCAGTGGTTCAAATGAAGACTTCCAAGAAGAGCATATATGTTTTCCAGGTCAATCTTATTGTCTTGATTCAAATTGTTTTTCAGCTTACTGTTGCCCACAGCATCAACTTTGACCAGACAGAGACAGTCACCTGAAAGCACTCTTGCTATCTCTTTGTGTATTGATAAAATTCTCAGACTTGAAGTTTATTGTAGTGCAGCTTTACTGCACATACTCCAGAGCACTCTCCTGTACTACCTGAGGCAAGGGTTGTTTacttacatttgaaaaaaacaaaacaaatcaccaCCCACATGTACACTTGATGCCGTCTTAATGATCTCATCATGCTTCTTGCATAgatcctctctgtctgtctcctccaccTACAGGGATTATTGTAACATCTTGGACTAACATGGACCGTGAGGCCAGGGATCAGTACTTGGTGGTAGTGCAGGTGAAAGATATGCTTGGCCTCAGCGGCGGttactcctcctccaccaccgtCACCGTCAGCCTGACTGATGTCAATGACAACGGACCCACATTCCAGCACCGTGAGTCACTTACACAGCATGACTCATAGTGATGCAAACAGCAGGCCATACACGCTCAGGGAATCAATGGAAGAGTACAAGGCGTTGCAGACTGTGAGGACATGTTTAATATTATACCTAAGAGGTATTTATTTGATCACACTTTTCTGGGACGGGTGGGAGGTTTGTTGCTGCCAGCGCTGCATTTGGCTGTACGCATCTTTTTATTTGAACAGCAGGCGAAAttaaaaggagacagagagacgagagagagatggagatggagagagtgaaagagatggGAAAGGAGATGAGAGGGTTCTGTTCATCTGCGTGTGCACACGTACGTGTCACCCACTGGATGAATTTAATCATTCACACATGAAAGGACATTTGTCATGACCTTTGGAAACAAACCTAGGCTTCTTGGCAATAAACCTCTCTAAATGAATGCCTTGGGAGGAAATCAATTCTGTAGAAATGGGACAGCAAGGATGATACTTTTAACTAATAATGTCTCGTTCACACTCATCGCTTGTGCCACTGTACCACATGGACTCTGCTGTATGTTCAGTCAAGAGGCCTTATAAATATTGTATGGCCACACTTCACTTTGAACTGTGCCCCCTGTTTTGTCACATAATTACAAATTATTATCagcaaggttttttttttttttttttttttccaggagcAGCTGGTCGCTGTTCCTCCCAGTTGTGGCAGCCATCCAAATAGAGTCCCTCAAAGACACAATCACATTTTCTCATCTTCTTATTAGAGTTAGGCTGGGATTATGTGGAGTTGCCACAATTTATCTGTGACTCACACAAATTGACCCTCCACCACAATGTTCTCCCATCTTATCACTTTACACACTACCAGACTCTCTTGACTAGCTATTAGCAACTTACTGTCAGGTCTGAAGGCGATGTTTTAGTCAAGAAactttttacttgtttttctcTACATGCGAGTTGTAGGCTGCAAAAAGTACCAATTAAGGATCATCCAGATTTGATATTCCTTTTGATTTACTATTCCAAAGTTCAACTTCTTAGATTAGTGGTGTCAACATGaatcttttttaaaatactCTTGTTTCTCCAGACCTGTATGCCTTTGCCGTCCCTGAAAATGCAGCCGTGGGCACCACAGTGGGCAGGATTATGGCACGGGATGGAGACATTGGCATCAATGCCAGAATGACCTACAGTCTGGAGGATGACCTGGAGGAAAGCTCCACTTTTATCATCAAAACAGACCCAGTGACACAGGAGGGAGTCATTCTGCTAGCCAAGGTgattacatacagtacagatcTCTGTGTCTAATATGTGacttttgtaaatatttttatatcaaatataAATGTGGTTTTATTATCAACATCCTTGTTAAGTCACCGgtatttcaaaattaattaatattgCAATATTACATAACATTACATTGCAAacaaaaaagtatatatatatatatatatatatatatatatatatacatatgttaCGCCTGATAGAGGACATAGCATCATATCCTGGAACTTGCCAATTGCCATGCAAGCATGctctcacacagacagctgGCAGACCACAGCAGCATCAACGTTAAACCACACAGATACACAGGCAACAAAAAAATTCgataaaaggtttaaaaatTTATGAGCCTACCAGGCGCAACAGTGAAACAGCCTGGCACAGGGACCCAGTaattacacacagtcacacacctggtggaaacactaaTATCAGCTCCTTTCCAGGTCACGGGCATACAGGGGCGTATTCTGGGCCCATATGTACAATAAACGACTAGGCTAGGCTACAACGCGCAAACA
Encoded here:
- the cdh19 gene encoding cadherin-7 isoform X3, translating into MGSAEEMHGWTVKMSMPSVLAMVTVFSMIPGGVLSDMRGTQGLEAQQLAQGSTHLHRRLKRGWIWEQLFVLEEDPTPRVIGQLKSDSDRGEFSIKYILSGEGAGDVFEIDEYSGEIRTLKKVDREEKAFYVLQAQAINRRTNEPEEPESEFIIKVQDINDNVPQFQNEPYVSSIPEMCPIGTTVAQVTATDADDPTSGNNAKLIYSILQGEPYFSVEPKTGIIVTSWTNMDREARDQYLVVVQVKDMLGLSGGYSSSTTVTVSLTDVNDNGPTFQHHLYAFAVPENAAVGTTVGRIMARDGDIGINARMTYSLEDDLEESSTFIIKTDPVTQEGVILLAKPLDYETKRRFVMAAEAVNDHVDTRFLPLEEFSDRTTLKIVVEDVDEPPVFLSPLYEWKIPENAAVGTVVGSVSARDTDTVNNPIRYSIDKRSDATKALKIDPNNGTITVAKALDRETSNWHNVTVEAKETTQNHLSSSVVVFIKVLDINDNVPRLARDYQPYICEGTQAGELIQLLSAVDPDDPVEGHHFYFSMVPEKHINPNFTIRDNQDNTAGIVARRSTFTRKDRNQYFLPVVVTDSGSPALSSTSTLTIRVCSCHPAGHCPTGGVEALAMSMGVSLQTLLGLLVCLVTLTDLLSYSSSTIIIILCCQF
- the cdh19 gene encoding cadherin-7 isoform X2 — encoded protein: MGSAEEMHGWTVKMSMPSVLAMVTVFSMIPGGVLSDMRGTQGLEAQQLAQGSTHLHRRLKRGWIWEQLFVLEEDPTPRVIGQLKSDSDRGEFSIKYILSGEGAGDVFEIDEYSGEIRTLKKVDREEKAFYVLQAQAINRRTNEPEEPESEFIIKVQDINDNVPQFQNEPYVSSIPEMCPIGTTVAQVTATDADDPTSGNNAKLIYSILQGEPYFSVEPKTGIIVTSWTNMDREARDQYLVVVQVKDMLGLSGGYSSSTTVTVSLTDVNDNGPTFQHHLYAFAVPENAAVGTTVGRIMARDGDIGINARMTYSLEDDLEESSTFIIKTDPVTQEGVILLAKPLDYETKRRFVMAAEAVNDHVDTRFLPLEEFSDRTTLKIVVEDVDEPPVFLSPLYEWKIPENAAVGTVVGSVSARDTDTVNNPIRYSIDKRSDATKALKIDPNNGTITVAKALDRETSNWHNVTVEAKETTQNHLSSSVVVFIKVLDINDNVPRLARDYQPYICEGTQAGELIQLLSAVDPDDPVEGHHFYFSMVPEKHINPNFTIRDNQDNTAGIVARRSTFTRKDRNQYFLPVVVTDSGSPALSSTSTLTIRVCSCHPAGHCPTGGVEALAMSMGVSLQTLLGLLVCLVTLTADLLSYSSSTIIIILCCQF